In a single window of the Drosophila albomicans strain 15112-1751.03 chromosome 3, ASM965048v2, whole genome shotgun sequence genome:
- the LOC117569151 gene encoding peflin isoform X2 yields the protein MSYGGGYNPYAQPGGGYAAPPGAFPPQNAQVSPQAQQWFAMVDRDRSGKINSEELQAALINGRGQQFSDNACKLMISMFDNDASGTIDIYEFEEGELTQAFTQMGFRFTPEFINFLVKKSDPNNHKEVSVDQFIVLCVQVQRFTEAFRQRDTQQNGTITIGFEDFLTVAIGCSY from the exons atgtccTAC GGCGGCGGCTACAATCCCTACGCTCAGCCTGGCGGTGGCTATGCTGCTCCCCCTGGAGCATTTCCCCCACAAAATGCACAGGTGTCACCACAAGCTCAGCAATGGTTTGCGATGGTGGACAGAGATCGATCGGGCAAGATCAATTCCGAAGAGCTCCAGGCAGCCCTGATTAATGGGCGTGGACAGCAGTTTTCGGACAACGCATGCAAACTCATGATAA gcATGTTCGACAACGACGCCAGCGGCACCATCGATATCTATGAGTTT GAGGAGGGCGAACTGACGCAAG CCTTCACTCAAATGGGTTTTCGCTTTACGCCGGAATTTATCAATTTCCTGGTGAAAAAGAGTGATCCTAATAACCACAAAGAGGTCTCGGTGGATCAGTTCATTGTGCTGTGCGTGCAGGTTCAGCGCTTCACGGAGGCATTTAGACAACGGGACACACAACAGAATGGCACCATTACCATTGGCTTTGAGGACTTCTTGACCGTTGCCATCGGCTGTTCATACTGA
- the LOC117569151 gene encoding peflin isoform X1 has product MSYGGGYNPYAQPGGGYAAPPGAFPPQNAQVSPQAQQWFAMVDRDRSGKINSEELQAALINGRGQQFSDNACKLMISMFDNDASGTIDIYEFEKLYNYINQWLQVFKTYDQDGSGHIEEGELTQAFTQMGFRFTPEFINFLVKKSDPNNHKEVSVDQFIVLCVQVQRFTEAFRQRDTQQNGTITIGFEDFLTVAIGCSY; this is encoded by the exons atgtccTAC GGCGGCGGCTACAATCCCTACGCTCAGCCTGGCGGTGGCTATGCTGCTCCCCCTGGAGCATTTCCCCCACAAAATGCACAGGTGTCACCACAAGCTCAGCAATGGTTTGCGATGGTGGACAGAGATCGATCGGGCAAGATCAATTCCGAAGAGCTCCAGGCAGCCCTGATTAATGGGCGTGGACAGCAGTTTTCGGACAACGCATGCAAACTCATGATAA gcATGTTCGACAACGACGCCAGCGGCACCATCGATATCTATGAGTTTGAGAAGCTCTACAACTATATCAATCAATGGCTGCAGGTCTTTAAGACCTACGATCAAGATGGATCCGGTCATATCGAGGAGGGCGAACTGACGCAAG CCTTCACTCAAATGGGTTTTCGCTTTACGCCGGAATTTATCAATTTCCTGGTGAAAAAGAGTGATCCTAATAACCACAAAGAGGTCTCGGTGGATCAGTTCATTGTGCTGTGCGTGCAGGTTCAGCGCTTCACGGAGGCATTTAGACAACGGGACACACAACAGAATGGCACCATTACCATTGGCTTTGAGGACTTCTTGACCGTTGCCATCGGCTGTTCATACTGA